One stretch of Dokdonia sp. Hel_I_53 DNA includes these proteins:
- a CDS encoding DegT/DnrJ/EryC1/StrS family aminotransferase: MIPFLDLKKLNKPYQDNFKSYFSRFLDSGWFVLGEEVENFENEYAAYCGTTHCIGTANGLDALRIIFEGYKILGKIKAGDHVLVASNTYIATILAIKQAGLIPILVEASLETFNFDLEDLKRKITSQTKVILPTHLYGLLADMDRVSDFAKANQLLIVSDCAQSHGARDKHGNRSGSLAHAAAHSFYPTKNLGALGDGGAVTTSDEQLAKIISQYRNYGFRKRYVAQYAGVNSRLDELQAGFLRIKLKDLDALNQKRKAIAMRYFSEIDNEHIILSKYNEKEDHVFHLFVVRCKHRDLLQEYLSKRKITTIIHYPVPPHKQEALSELNGLSFPVCEQIHDEVLSISTDPNLTQAEVSTIINALKEFTC; encoded by the coding sequence ATGATTCCGTTTCTCGATTTAAAAAAATTAAATAAACCTTACCAAGACAATTTCAAATCCTACTTTTCGAGGTTTTTAGACAGTGGCTGGTTTGTTTTAGGAGAAGAAGTAGAAAATTTTGAAAATGAATATGCTGCATATTGTGGAACTACGCATTGTATAGGCACAGCAAATGGTCTCGATGCATTACGAATAATTTTTGAAGGATATAAAATCCTAGGAAAAATTAAAGCTGGAGATCATGTTCTTGTGGCGAGCAATACTTATATCGCAACAATTCTGGCCATAAAGCAAGCTGGTCTTATTCCAATATTGGTTGAAGCTTCCTTGGAGACATTTAATTTTGACCTTGAAGACTTAAAAAGAAAAATAACAAGCCAGACTAAGGTAATACTCCCTACTCATCTGTACGGTTTGCTGGCAGATATGGATAGGGTTTCCGATTTCGCGAAAGCGAACCAACTCTTAATCGTTTCAGACTGCGCCCAGTCTCATGGGGCGAGAGACAAGCATGGAAACAGAAGCGGATCACTTGCTCATGCTGCTGCACATAGCTTTTATCCAACCAAAAATCTAGGGGCACTAGGAGACGGCGGTGCTGTGACAACCAGCGATGAGCAACTTGCTAAAATAATATCTCAGTATCGTAATTATGGTTTTAGAAAACGATATGTGGCGCAATACGCTGGAGTAAATTCCCGCTTAGATGAACTACAAGCGGGTTTTTTGAGAATTAAACTCAAAGATCTTGATGCTCTTAATCAGAAACGTAAAGCCATCGCCATGCGATATTTCTCTGAAATTGACAATGAACACATTATTTTATCAAAATACAATGAAAAGGAAGATCATGTTTTCCATTTATTTGTAGTGCGCTGTAAACATCGTGATTTGTTGCAAGAATATTTGAGCAAAAGAAAAATCACAACTATTATTCACTATCCGGTTCCTCCTCATAAGCAAGAAGCACTCTCAGAATTGAATGGATTATCGTTTCCAGTTTGTGAGCAAATACACGATGAGGTATTGAGTATTTCTACAGATCCAAATCTAACACAAGCAGAAGTCTCGACAATAATTAATGCTTTAAAAGAATTTACATGCTAG
- a CDS encoding O-antigen translocase, with translation MLGKLRQSFASNVLLKVTSLNSIAVFIQIIGGLITSKLIAIYLGERGMALLGYLRNFLTSTQAVGSLGYTNGIVKYVASKEEDHLFRRLISTAIISSVFISVVLAIILYVGSDFWNDYIFDGEEGYSFVFKSLAVAIPFITINGILMAVINGQSAYKKVIWIQIATNLMAIAIAVYFIINFGIEGALQALIISPAIALLITLFIIGKESAILKKITFNFSSQAFKKLSSYTIMALFSMVVLPLVYIAIRNKIVEVDNLTQAGYWDAMSRISDYYLKFVATVMTLYILPQLAKTNSIQGFRKEIFTFYKTILPIFGIGLVIIFLARNFIIQLLFTQDFLPMENLFKWQLLGDFFKVASIVIGYQIIAKNNLKLFLITEIISLLVIYLSGMYFVNHYGYEGASISHCLSYFVHLLVLLFIFRKPLFGKITEARA, from the coding sequence ATGCTAGGGAAACTGCGACAAAGTTTTGCTAGTAACGTATTATTAAAGGTTACTTCTCTCAACAGTATTGCTGTTTTTATTCAAATTATTGGAGGGTTAATTACTTCAAAACTAATTGCTATTTATTTAGGAGAACGTGGAATGGCATTACTTGGCTATTTGCGTAATTTTCTTACGAGTACTCAAGCTGTAGGAAGTCTAGGCTACACAAATGGAATTGTAAAATATGTGGCTTCTAAAGAAGAAGATCATCTTTTTAGAAGATTGATTTCTACAGCTATCATATCAAGTGTGTTCATATCTGTAGTACTAGCGATAATATTATATGTAGGTTCAGATTTTTGGAACGATTACATTTTTGATGGAGAGGAGGGCTATTCTTTTGTTTTTAAAAGTCTTGCAGTAGCAATCCCATTTATTACTATTAATGGAATCTTGATGGCTGTTATTAATGGTCAATCTGCCTATAAAAAAGTAATTTGGATACAGATAGCTACAAACCTTATGGCGATCGCGATCGCTGTATATTTTATAATCAATTTTGGTATTGAGGGAGCGTTGCAAGCACTAATTATTAGTCCAGCAATTGCCTTGCTAATCACACTATTTATAATTGGGAAAGAGAGTGCTATTTTAAAAAAAATAACCTTTAACTTTTCTTCTCAAGCCTTTAAAAAATTAAGTTCTTACACTATAATGGCTCTGTTTTCAATGGTAGTTTTGCCACTTGTTTATATCGCCATTAGAAATAAAATAGTAGAAGTAGATAACCTGACACAGGCGGGATATTGGGATGCGATGTCACGTATTTCTGACTATTATCTAAAATTTGTTGCTACAGTAATGACACTATATATATTACCACAGCTTGCAAAAACAAACTCTATTCAAGGCTTTAGAAAAGAGATTTTTACTTTTTATAAAACGATTCTACCTATTTTTGGAATAGGGCTCGTGATTATCTTTCTCGCACGTAACTTTATCATACAACTATTATTTACTCAAGACTTTTTACCCATGGAAAATTTGTTCAAATGGCAACTGCTAGGAGACTTTTTCAAAGTGGCCTCCATTGTCATTGGGTATCAGATTATAGCTAAAAATAATTTAAAGCTATTTTTAATTACTGAAATCATTTCACTCTTAGTAATTTATCTCTCGGGAATGTATTTTGTAAATCATTATGGTTATGAGGGAGCCAGTATAAGCCATTGTTTGAGCTATTTTGTGCATTTACTAGTATTACTGTTTATATTTAGAAAACCTCTTTTCGGGAAAATCACAGAAGCACGTGCTTAA
- a CDS encoding DapH/DapD/GlmU-related protein, protein MLKLGIIIQSFRIWKYKLLSTNESIEGAAILHQPAQINGKGHVRFRESVHIGVTNSPQFYNTYAYIEARQMGSEITFGSNVAINNNFCAIANESYIHIGDNTTIGMNCAIYNCNFHSLDPEKRRLETGESTPVIIGKNVFIGNNVSIWKGVTIADNVVIPAGSIVTKDIAN, encoded by the coding sequence GTGCTTAAACTAGGAATTATCATACAAAGCTTCCGGATTTGGAAGTATAAATTACTCTCAACTAATGAGTCAATTGAGGGAGCTGCCATATTGCACCAACCTGCTCAAATTAATGGAAAAGGCCATGTACGCTTTCGCGAAAGCGTACACATAGGTGTCACAAATTCGCCTCAATTTTATAATACATACGCTTATATTGAAGCGAGGCAAATGGGTAGTGAAATTACTTTTGGGAGCAATGTGGCGATTAATAATAATTTTTGTGCCATTGCAAATGAATCTTATATTCACATAGGAGACAATACAACCATAGGGATGAATTGTGCTATATACAATTGCAATTTTCATAGCCTAGATCCTGAAAAAAGAAGACTAGAGACAGGAGAAAGTACACCTGTCATTATCGGGAAAAACGTTTTTATTGGGAATAATGTGAGTATTTGGAAGGGTGTCACTATAGCTGATAATGTTGTGATTCCAGCGGGTAGTATAGTGACAAAAGATATCGCTAATTAA
- a CDS encoding glycosyltransferase: protein MRILLIGEYSRLHNSLKEGLLGLGHQVTIVGSGDGFKNYPVDITLKLGFQKGLKKKLRLAILKLTTIDIAAVDLRGKFQKHKSKLSGYDVVQLINESSFQTTPELELETAKFLKEHNKKLFLLSCGTDHISVTHAFSNELLYTIATPYKEGKIEENSFYPTLKYLKPEYKKLSEELYELIDGVISTDMDYHLPLVNHPKYLGLIPNPINVDILPYKSLNITGEIRIFHGINRTNYFKKGNDLFEAALDIIQKKYPNKVSVITVESLPYTEYIKTYNDSHILLDQIYSHDQGYNALEAMAKGKVVFTGAGKHFLKYHNLDHTVAIDATPSVEDLVKSLETLIEHPEKLDNISKNARAFIEEQHNYITIAQQYLDVWNNN from the coding sequence ATGCGCATCTTACTTATAGGCGAATATAGTCGTTTACACAACTCATTAAAAGAAGGGTTGCTAGGTTTAGGTCATCAAGTGACCATTGTAGGCTCTGGTGACGGTTTCAAAAATTATCCTGTAGATATAACCCTTAAACTCGGGTTTCAAAAAGGATTGAAAAAAAAACTCAGACTTGCGATCCTCAAACTCACTACAATTGATATTGCAGCTGTAGATCTACGAGGAAAATTTCAAAAGCATAAATCAAAACTCTCAGGCTATGATGTTGTACAATTGATTAATGAATCTAGTTTTCAAACTACTCCAGAACTTGAACTAGAAACAGCCAAATTCCTCAAAGAACATAATAAAAAACTATTTCTACTCTCTTGTGGGACGGATCATATAAGTGTGACCCATGCATTTTCTAACGAATTACTCTACACTATTGCTACTCCTTATAAAGAGGGTAAAATTGAGGAAAACTCGTTTTACCCTACACTTAAATACCTCAAACCAGAGTATAAAAAATTAAGCGAGGAGCTATACGAGTTAATAGATGGAGTAATTTCTACAGATATGGATTATCACTTACCTCTTGTAAACCATCCAAAATATTTGGGTCTTATTCCTAATCCGATTAATGTTGACATTTTACCCTATAAGTCTTTAAACATAACTGGGGAAATTAGGATCTTTCATGGTATAAATCGGACAAATTATTTTAAAAAAGGAAATGATCTTTTTGAAGCCGCGCTCGATATTATTCAGAAAAAATATCCTAACAAAGTTTCTGTCATTACTGTAGAAAGCCTGCCTTATACAGAATATATCAAAACCTATAATGACTCTCATATCCTTTTAGATCAAATATACTCCCACGATCAAGGTTATAATGCACTTGAGGCTATGGCAAAGGGAAAAGTAGTTTTTACGGGCGCAGGAAAACATTTTTTAAAATATCATAATTTAGATCACACTGTTGCCATAGATGCAACACCAAGCGTTGAAGACCTCGTTAAAAGTTTAGAAACCCTAATTGAACATCCTGAAAAACTGGATAATATTAGTAAAAATGCAAGAGCATTTATTGAGGAACAACACAATTACATCACTATTGCTCAACAATATCTTGACGTGTGGAATAATAATTAG
- a CDS encoding glycosyltransferase: MPKDTHKKIALVTISLSGGGAERSTAMLSRMLVSQGFKVHIITLNDEVSYEYAGVLYNMGLEKNKGDNFLKRIARFMNLSKYLKNENFDFIIDNRSRNNVLKEWIYLHYIYRNHNLIYVNHSSLLSNYFTSNQRLSEKMAHSAVGLIGVSQHITEAINSNFKVKKAKTIFNPIENVETIEHIDSKHPYFIFVGRIEDKVKNLSLLIHAFAKAKKENYHLRIYGDGSDKNKMHQLVKTLNMESRIKFYPFQQDITNEIASARALLLTSHYEGFPRALIESLSVGTPVISVNCVSGPAEIITNNHNGLLVENHNEDKFSNAIESFIFDEQLYMNCKSNAKNSVSHLSLVKIAQEWSNYITSL; this comes from the coding sequence TTGCCGAAAGATACTCATAAAAAAATTGCGTTAGTCACTATTTCACTATCTGGAGGAGGAGCAGAGCGGTCTACAGCAATGCTTTCTAGAATGCTCGTAAGTCAAGGATTTAAAGTCCATATTATTACCCTTAATGATGAGGTTAGTTACGAGTATGCAGGTGTGCTTTATAATATGGGCTTAGAAAAAAATAAGGGAGATAATTTTTTAAAGAGAATCGCCAGATTCATGAATTTATCTAAGTATTTAAAGAATGAAAACTTTGATTTTATAATTGACAATAGAAGTAGGAACAATGTTTTAAAGGAGTGGATTTACCTTCATTACATCTATAGAAATCATAATTTAATTTATGTAAATCATAGTTCACTATTGTCTAATTATTTTACTTCCAATCAGCGTTTGTCAGAAAAAATGGCTCACTCAGCAGTTGGGTTGATTGGTGTTTCACAGCACATCACGGAAGCTATTAATTCGAATTTTAAAGTTAAGAAAGCGAAGACGATTTTTAATCCCATTGAAAACGTCGAAACAATAGAGCATATTGATTCCAAACATCCATATTTCATCTTTGTGGGACGAATTGAAGATAAGGTGAAGAATTTAAGTTTGTTAATACACGCTTTCGCGAAAGCAAAAAAAGAAAATTACCATTTGAGAATCTATGGTGATGGAAGTGATAAAAATAAAATGCATCAATTAGTAAAGACGCTGAACATGGAATCTCGCATAAAGTTTTATCCATTTCAACAGGATATCACAAATGAAATAGCATCAGCTAGAGCATTATTACTTACGAGTCATTATGAAGGTTTTCCTCGCGCCTTAATAGAATCATTAAGTGTAGGTACTCCAGTCATATCTGTTAACTGCGTTAGTGGCCCAGCCGAAATAATTACGAATAATCACAACGGTTTGCTGGTTGAAAATCACAATGAGGACAAGTTTTCTAACGCAATCGAATCTTTTATCTTTGATGAGCAGCTCTATATGAACTGTAAGTCTAATGCAAAAAATAGTGTTTCACATTTATCACTAGTTAAGATAGCACAGGAGTGGAGCAATTATATTACTAGTTTATGA